A window of the Bacteroides thetaiotaomicron VPI-5482 genome harbors these coding sequences:
- a CDS encoding trimeric intracellular cation channel family protein: MPTFVQILDFIGTFAFAISGIRLASAKRFDWFGAYVVGLATAIGGGTIRDVLLDVTPGWMTNPIYLICTGLALIWVICFGRWLIRLNNTFFIFDTIGLALFTVVGVGKSIALGYPFWVAIIMGSITGAAGGVIRDVFINEIPLIFRKEIYAMACVVGGIAYWLCDAAGMESYVCQLVGGSAVFVTRILAVKYHICLPILKGSEETDGDS, translated from the coding sequence ATGCCGACATTCGTTCAAATTCTTGATTTTATAGGCACATTTGCCTTTGCTATTAGTGGTATCCGGCTGGCTTCGGCAAAGCGTTTCGACTGGTTCGGAGCCTATGTCGTAGGTCTTGCTACCGCTATCGGTGGCGGTACCATCCGTGATGTACTGCTGGATGTGACGCCCGGATGGATGACGAACCCTATCTATTTGATCTGTACGGGACTTGCCTTGATCTGGGTGATCTGTTTCGGTCGCTGGCTGATCCGTCTGAATAATACCTTTTTTATATTCGATACCATCGGACTGGCTTTGTTTACGGTGGTCGGTGTGGGGAAAAGTATCGCTTTGGGCTATCCTTTTTGGGTAGCCATCATCATGGGTAGTATCACAGGTGCCGCAGGAGGTGTGATTCGTGATGTCTTTATCAATGAGATCCCCTTGATTTTCCGAAAAGAAATCTATGCGATGGCGTGTGTAGTAGGCGGCATCGCTTACTGGCTGTGCGATGCCGCAGGGATGGAATCTTATGTCTGTCAGCTCGTTGGCGGATCGGCGGTATTTGTTACACGCATCCTTGCCGTGAAATACCACATTTGCCTTCCTATATTAAAAGGTAGTGAAGAGACTGACGGCGATTCTTGA
- a CDS encoding DUF5686 and carboxypeptidase-like regulatory domain-containing protein: MIQRYNKILILLLVVFAVSNAFAQQIKGVVTDSVTHEPLMYISVYYQDKRDMGTVTNIDGEYKLDARRNGGTLVFSSIGYVTKTVKVGSGNQTVNVKLSPDDVMLTEVVVKPQKEKYSRKNNPAVEFMKKVIEHKKAQVLEVNDYYQYDKYEKMKMSINDLTPEKLEKGIYKKYSFLKDQVEVSETTNKLILPISVQETASQTIFRKDPESKKTIIKGKNSNGIEEFFSTGDMLGTVLKDVFADINIYDDDIRLLQQRFVSPIGNNAISFYKYYLMDTLMVDKRECVHLTFVPQNSQDFGFTGHLYVLKDSTYAVQKCTMNLPKKSGVNFVNRMDIVQQYEQLPNGNWVLADDDMTVDLSWSSNKTSGGLQVERTTKYSNYKFDPIEQRLFRLKGPVIKEADMLSKSDEYWASVRQVPLTRKESNMDVFVNRLEQIPGFKYIIFGAKALIENFVETGSKGHKSKVDIGPINTMISSNYIDGTRFRLSGMTTAHFDKHWFLSGYGAYGLKDEKWKYSGTLTYSFNKRDYVVWEFPKHFISATYSYDVMSPMDKFLFTDKDNIFLSMKTTTVDQMSYMRDATINYELETLTGFGVKAMLRHRNDEPTGKLEYLRNDAAQTRVHDITTSEASVTLRYAPGESFVNSKQRRVPVSLDAPIFTLTHAMGFKGVLGGEYNFNRTEASIWKRFWLPASWGKIDCSVKAGAEWNVVPFPLLILPEANLSYITQRETFSLINNMEFLNDRYASMSLSYDMNGKLFNRIPLIKNLKWREMFRIRALWGTLTDKNNPFKSSNPDLFRFPTRDGKFTSFVMDPKVPYIEGSIGIYNIFKLLHVEYVHRFTYRDNPGINKNGIRFMVLMVF, encoded by the coding sequence ATGATACAACGATATAACAAAATACTGATACTGCTCTTAGTCGTATTTGCAGTTTCAAATGCTTTTGCGCAGCAAATAAAGGGGGTTGTAACTGATTCAGTCACTCATGAACCACTAATGTATATCTCTGTCTACTACCAAGACAAGAGAGATATGGGTACTGTCACCAATATTGACGGAGAATATAAGCTCGACGCGCGGAGAAACGGAGGAACGCTCGTTTTCTCTTCCATCGGATATGTCACCAAAACCGTCAAAGTAGGCTCCGGAAATCAGACCGTCAATGTTAAACTCTCTCCGGACGATGTAATGCTCACCGAAGTAGTCGTAAAGCCACAGAAAGAAAAATACTCCCGCAAGAATAATCCGGCAGTCGAATTCATGAAGAAAGTGATCGAACACAAAAAAGCACAAGTGCTCGAAGTGAACGATTACTACCAGTACGACAAGTACGAGAAAATGAAAATGTCTATCAACGACCTGACTCCGGAGAAACTGGAAAAGGGTATCTACAAGAAATACTCATTCCTCAAAGATCAGGTGGAAGTGTCGGAGACGACCAACAAACTGATTCTCCCTATCTCCGTACAGGAAACGGCCTCACAAACCATTTTCCGGAAAGATCCCGAAAGCAAAAAGACCATTATCAAAGGAAAGAACTCCAATGGTATCGAAGAGTTTTTCTCCACAGGAGACATGCTGGGGACTGTTCTGAAGGATGTTTTTGCCGATATCAACATCTATGATGATGACATCCGGCTGCTCCAACAGCGATTCGTAAGCCCTATCGGCAACAATGCCATCTCATTCTATAAATACTACCTGATGGATACGCTGATGGTGGACAAGCGCGAATGCGTACATCTGACGTTCGTACCGCAGAACTCACAGGATTTCGGATTTACAGGCCATCTTTATGTGCTGAAAGATTCGACCTATGCCGTTCAGAAGTGTACGATGAACCTGCCTAAAAAGAGTGGTGTCAACTTTGTCAACCGCATGGACATCGTGCAGCAGTACGAGCAGCTTCCCAACGGGAACTGGGTATTGGCGGATGACGACATGACGGTAGACCTTTCATGGAGTTCCAACAAAACCTCGGGAGGGTTACAGGTAGAACGAACGACTAAATACAGCAATTATAAATTTGATCCGATAGAACAGCGATTGTTCCGTTTGAAAGGTCCTGTGATCAAGGAGGCCGACATGCTTTCGAAAAGTGACGAATACTGGGCGAGTGTGCGCCAGGTGCCGTTGACCAGAAAGGAAAGCAATATGGATGTATTCGTCAACCGTCTGGAACAGATTCCGGGATTCAAATATATCATCTTCGGTGCGAAAGCATTGATCGAGAACTTTGTGGAAACAGGCAGCAAAGGCCATAAGAGCAAAGTGGATATCGGTCCTATCAACACCATGATTTCAAGCAACTACATCGACGGAACCCGTTTCCGCCTGAGTGGTATGACTACTGCCCATTTTGACAAGCATTGGTTCCTGAGCGGATACGGAGCTTATGGTCTGAAAGACGAAAAGTGGAAATATAGCGGAACGCTGACTTATTCTTTCAACAAACGAGATTATGTAGTATGGGAGTTTCCCAAACATTTTATATCTGCAACGTACAGTTATGATGTAATGTCACCGATGGACAAGTTCCTGTTTACGGACAAAGACAACATCTTCCTTTCGATGAAAACGACAACGGTAGACCAGATGTCATATATGCGTGATGCTACCATCAACTACGAACTCGAAACGCTGACGGGATTCGGAGTGAAAGCCATGCTCCGCCATCGAAATGACGAGCCTACCGGAAAACTGGAATATCTGCGGAATGACGCCGCACAAACCCGTGTGCATGACATCACGACTTCCGAAGCGAGTGTGACACTGCGTTATGCTCCGGGAGAATCTTTCGTCAACTCCAAGCAGCGCCGTGTTCCGGTGTCGCTGGACGCTCCTATCTTCACGCTGACTCATGCCATGGGCTTCAAAGGCGTGCTGGGCGGAGAATACAACTTCAACCGCACGGAAGCAAGCATCTGGAAACGTTTCTGGCTTCCCGCTTCGTGGGGAAAGATAGACTGTAGCGTAAAAGCAGGGGCAGAATGGAATGTCGTACCTTTCCCGCTATTGATTCTGCCGGAAGCCAACTTGTCATATATCACTCAACGTGAGACATTTTCCCTGATCAACAATATGGAATTCCTGAACGACCGTTATGCGTCCATGTCACTTTCTTATGACATGAACGGAAAGTTGTTCAACCGCATCCCGCTGATCAAGAATCTGAAATGGAGAGAAATGTTTCGTATCCGCGCATTGTGGGGGACATTGACCGACAAAAACAATCCATTCAAGAGCAGCAACCCCGACCTCTTCCGTTTCCCGACACGCGACGGTAAATTCACCAGTTTCGTGATGGACCCGAAGGTGCCGTATATCGAAGGAAGTATAGGTATCTACAACATTTTCAAGTTGCTGCACGTTGAATATGTACATCGTTTCACCTACCGTGACAATCCGGGTATCAACAAGAACGGTATTCGTTTCATGGTATTAATGGTATTCTAA
- a CDS encoding replication-associated recombination protein A yields MQPLAERLRPKTLDDYIGQKHLVGPGAILRKMIDAGRISSFILWGPPGVGKTTLAQIIANKLETPFYTLSAVTSGVKDVREVIERAKSNRFFSQSSPILFIDEIHRFSKSQQDSLLGAVENGTVTLIGATTENPSFEVIRPLLSRCQLYVLKSLEKEDLLELLQRAITTDTILKERKIELKETTAMLRFSGGDARKLLNILELVVESDTEETVVITDDMVTERLQQNPLAYDKDGEMHYDIISAFIKSIRGSDPDGAIYWLARMVEGGEDPAFIARRLVISAAEDIGLANPNALLLANACFETLMKIGWPEGRIPLAETTIYLATSPKSNSAYSAINDALELVRSTGNLPVPLHLRNAPTKLMKQLGYGQEYKYAHSYEGNFVKQQFLPDELKEKRIWQPQNNAAEQKHAERMQQLWGERFK; encoded by the coding sequence ATGCAACCTTTAGCAGAACGGTTACGACCAAAGACATTGGATGATTATATCGGTCAGAAACATTTAGTTGGACCGGGGGCTATCCTGCGCAAGATGATTGATGCAGGACGTATTTCTTCGTTTATCCTCTGGGGACCTCCCGGAGTGGGAAAAACCACATTGGCACAGATTATCGCCAATAAACTGGAAACTCCGTTTTATACGCTGAGTGCCGTGACTTCAGGCGTCAAAGATGTGCGCGAAGTGATAGAGCGTGCCAAGAGCAACCGCTTTTTCTCGCAATCCAGTCCGATCTTGTTTATCGATGAAATCCATCGTTTCAGCAAGTCGCAACAGGATTCTTTGTTGGGAGCTGTGGAAAACGGTACGGTGACGCTGATAGGCGCAACGACCGAGAATCCATCATTCGAAGTGATCCGCCCTCTCCTCTCCCGTTGCCAGCTTTATGTGCTCAAATCTTTGGAAAAGGAAGATTTGCTCGAACTTCTGCAACGTGCCATCACCACCGACACCATACTGAAAGAACGGAAAATCGAACTCAAAGAAACGACAGCCATGCTGCGCTTCTCCGGCGGAGACGCCCGTAAACTGCTCAATATACTTGAACTTGTAGTGGAATCGGACACAGAGGAAACGGTTGTCATCACCGATGACATGGTGACCGAACGTCTGCAACAGAATCCGTTGGCTTACGACAAGGACGGGGAAATGCATTATGACATCATTTCCGCTTTTATCAAGTCTATCCGTGGCAGTGATCCGGACGGGGCTATTTACTGGCTCGCCCGCATGGTAGAAGGTGGTGAAGACCCTGCTTTCATCGCACGGAGACTCGTTATCTCTGCTGCCGAAGATATAGGTCTGGCCAATCCGAATGCATTGCTGCTGGCGAATGCCTGCTTTGAAACTCTGATGAAAATCGGTTGGCCCGAAGGGCGTATCCCTTTGGCGGAAACAACTATCTATCTGGCAACGAGTCCTAAAAGCAATTCGGCATACAGTGCCATTAACGATGCATTAGAACTGGTACGTTCCACTGGAAACTTGCCTGTGCCTCTGCACTTGCGCAATGCTCCCACCAAGCTGATGAAACAACTGGGATATGGACAGGAATACAAGTACGCCCACAGCTACGAAGGCAACTTCGTGAAGCAACAATTCTTGCCGGACGAGCTGAAAGAAAAACGAATATGGCAACCTCAGAACAATGCCGCCGAACAGAAGCATGCAGAACGGATGCAACAGTTATGGGGAGAAAGGTTCAAATAA
- a CDS encoding four helix bundle protein, producing MKENLLKEKSTKFAIRIINLYKYLRDCKKETILSKQILRSGTSIGANIREAIYAESHLDFIHKYSISQKECSETEYWLYLLQQTEYISDEQYESINTDCLEILKLLTATIVKLKNNGNIP from the coding sequence GTGAAAGAAAATTTATTAAAAGAGAAGTCTACCAAATTTGCAATTCGAATAATTAATCTATATAAGTATTTAAGAGATTGCAAGAAAGAAACAATTCTATCAAAACAGATATTACGTAGTGGAACTTCTATCGGTGCTAATATTAGAGAAGCTATTTATGCAGAATCACATCTTGACTTTATACACAAATACTCTATTTCTCAAAAGGAATGTTCTGAAACAGAATATTGGCTATATTTACTTCAGCAAACAGAATATATAAGCGATGAACAATATGAATCTATTAATACTGACTGTCTGGAAATACTTAAATTACTGACAGCAACAATTGTAAAACTAAAGAACAATGGGAACATCCCATAA
- a CDS encoding D-2-hydroxyacid dehydrogenase: MKTVVLDGFAANPGDLSWEGLKALGECTIYDRTAPEEVLERAAGAEVILTNKVIINADHMTALPELKYIGVLATGYNVVDTAVAKERGIIVTNIPAYSTASVAQMVFAHILNICQQVQHHSEEVHKGRWTNNKDFCFWDTPLIELRDKKIGLVGLGNTGYTTARVAIGFGMQVYALTSKSHFQLPPEIKKMDLDQLFSECDIISLHCPLTPETHELVNARRLALMKPNAILINTGRGPLVNEQDLADALNSGKIYAAGVDVLSSEPPRADNPLLTAKNCYITPHIAWASTEARERLMNIAISNLQAYISGTPENVVNK, translated from the coding sequence ATGAAAACAGTAGTTTTAGACGGCTTTGCCGCCAACCCCGGTGATTTATCATGGGAAGGTTTGAAAGCTCTCGGAGAATGTACCATTTATGACCGTACTGCCCCCGAAGAAGTATTGGAACGCGCAGCCGGAGCTGAAGTGATTCTGACGAATAAAGTAATCATCAACGCCGATCACATGACTGCCTTGCCCGAACTGAAGTATATCGGTGTGCTTGCTACGGGATACAACGTAGTGGATACGGCAGTAGCCAAAGAACGTGGTATTATTGTAACTAATATCCCTGCATATAGCACAGCTTCCGTTGCACAAATGGTATTTGCGCACATTCTTAATATCTGTCAGCAGGTACAGCATCATTCGGAAGAAGTCCACAAAGGTCGTTGGACCAATAACAAGGATTTCTGTTTTTGGGATACTCCGTTGATAGAATTGCGGGATAAGAAAATCGGTCTTGTCGGATTGGGAAATACAGGATATACTACTGCTCGCGTTGCCATCGGTTTCGGTATGCAGGTATATGCTTTGACTTCAAAGTCTCACTTCCAGTTGCCACCGGAAATCAAGAAGATGGATTTGGATCAGTTGTTCAGCGAATGTGATATTATCAGTCTGCACTGCCCGCTCACTCCGGAAACTCACGAATTGGTGAACGCACGCCGTCTTGCTCTGATGAAGCCGAATGCTATTTTAATTAATACAGGTCGTGGCCCATTGGTTAACGAACAAGATCTTGCAGATGCACTGAACAGTGGCAAGATTTATGCTGCCGGAGTAGATGTACTTTCTTCGGAACCTCCTCGTGCCGACAATCCGTTGCTGACTGCAAAGAACTGCTACATTACTCCGCATATCGCGTGGGCAAGCACAGAAGCTCGTGAGCGTCTGATGAATATTGCCATTAGCAATCTACAGGCTTATATCTCCGGAACACCGGAAAATGTAGTGAATAAGTAA
- a CDS encoding DUF805 domain-containing protein: MILSIINFIVCLAISMIDLFIHFGGDYKTGTTPSLSFWGGIILFITTVMILITLWYFLAQCMKRLRDISLSGLWLLVLIVPIANIFLLVYLLFAKSTDNTQKDISA; encoded by the coding sequence ATGATTCTGTCAATTATAAATTTCATTGTATGTCTAGCAATATCCATGATTGATCTATTTATACACTTTGGAGGCGATTACAAAACGGGAACAACACCTTCATTAAGTTTTTGGGGAGGAATCATTCTGTTTATAACTACAGTTATGATTCTCATAACATTATGGTATTTTCTTGCACAATGTATGAAAAGATTGCGTGATATTTCGTTATCCGGTCTGTGGTTATTGGTATTAATCGTTCCAATAGCGAATATCTTCCTGTTAGTATATTTATTATTTGCCAAGAGTACTGACAATACCCAAAAAGATATCTCTGCTTGA
- a CDS encoding cytochrome d ubiquinol oxidase subunit II, which yields MYIFLQQYWWLVVSLLGAILVFLLFVQGGNSLLFCLGKTEEHRKMMVNSTGRKWEFTFTTLVTFGGAFFASFPLFYSTSFGGAYWLWMIILFSFVLQAVSYEFQSKAGNLLGKKTYQTFLVINGVVGPLLLGGAVATFFTGSDFYINKANMTDTIMPVISHWGNGWHGLDALTNIWNVILGLAVFFLARVLGSLYFINSIADKELTDKCRRAVLNNTIFFLVFFLVFVIRTLVSDGFAVNPDTLEVYMQPYKYFINFIEMPVVLIIFLIGVVLVLFGIGKTVLKKTFDKGIWFAGIGTVLTVLALLLVAGYNNTAYYPSYTDLQSSLTLANSCSSEFTLKTMAYVSILVPFVIAYIFYAWRSIDRHKITEKEMDEGGHSY from the coding sequence ATGTATATATTTCTACAACAATATTGGTGGCTGGTCGTTTCCTTGCTGGGGGCCATACTTGTATTTTTATTATTTGTGCAGGGAGGAAATTCTTTATTGTTCTGTTTGGGTAAGACGGAGGAACATCGTAAGATGATGGTGAACTCTACTGGACGTAAGTGGGAGTTTACGTTTACTACGCTGGTAACGTTCGGAGGTGCTTTCTTTGCTTCGTTCCCGTTGTTTTACAGTACCAGTTTCGGTGGGGCTTACTGGCTTTGGATGATTATTCTTTTCAGTTTTGTGTTGCAGGCTGTGAGTTACGAGTTCCAGAGCAAGGCAGGGAATTTGCTGGGTAAAAAGACCTATCAGACTTTCTTGGTAATTAATGGGGTTGTAGGACCTCTGTTGCTGGGTGGAGCAGTTGCTACTTTCTTCACCGGTTCTGATTTCTATATCAATAAGGCGAATATGACGGATACGATTATGCCGGTTATCAGTCATTGGGGAAATGGATGGCACGGACTGGACGCGTTGACTAATATCTGGAATGTTATTCTCGGACTGGCTGTATTCTTTTTGGCGCGTGTGTTGGGTTCGCTCTATTTCATTAATAGTATAGCGGATAAGGAACTGACCGATAAATGTCGTCGTGCAGTATTGAATAATACTATTTTCTTCCTTGTATTCTTTTTGGTATTTGTAATCCGTACATTGGTTTCTGACGGTTTTGCTGTCAATCCGGATACATTGGAGGTTTATATGCAGCCTTATAAGTACTTTATCAACTTTATAGAAATGCCGGTAGTTCTGATCATCTTCCTGATAGGTGTAGTATTGGTACTTTTTGGAATCGGTAAGACAGTTCTGAAAAAGACTTTCGACAAAGGAATCTGGTTTGCAGGGATAGGTACAGTGCTGACAGTCTTGGCTTTGTTACTCGTAGCCGGATATAATAACACTGCTTATTATCCTTCATATACGGACTTGCAAAGTTCGCTGACATTGGCTAACAGCTGTTCGAGTGAATTTACGCTGAAGACTATGGCTTATGTCTCTATTCTTGTTCCGTTTGTGATAGCTTATATATTCTATGCATGGCGTAGTATCGACCGCCATAAGATTACAGAGAAGGAGATGGATGAAGGAGGACATTCCTATTAA
- a CDS encoding cytochrome ubiquinol oxidase subunit I: protein MIESIDTSLIDWSRAQFAMTAMYHWIFVPLTLGLAVVMGIMETLYYKTGNEFWKRTAKFWMKLFGINFAIGVATGLILEFEFGTNWSNYSWFVGDIFGAPLAIEGILAFFMEATFIAVMFFGWDKVSKRFHLASTWLTGLGATISAWWILVANAWMQHPVGMEFNPDTVRNEMVDFWAVATSPVAVNKFFHTVLSGWVLGGVFVVGISCWFLLKKRNREFALASIKIGAIFGLVSSLLAVWTGDGSGYQIAQTQPMKLAAVEGLYEGGTNVGLVGIGMLNPEKKTYNDGKDPFLFRIEIPSMLSFLAERDVDGYVPGITNIIEGGYQLKDGTTALSAAEKIERGKTAIGALAAYRAAKSAGHEEDAAVAYQVLQENMPYFGYGYIKDVNQLVPNVPLNFYAFRIMVILGGYFILFFIVVLFFIYKKDLSKMRWMHWIALLTIPLAYIAGQAGWVVAECGRQPWAIRDMLPTSAAISKLDVGSVQATFFIFLILFTVMLIAEIGIMVKAIKKGPEEEISNR, encoded by the coding sequence ATGATTGAAAGTATTGACACCTCGCTGATCGATTGGTCGAGAGCCCAATTTGCGATGACAGCCATGTACCACTGGATTTTCGTTCCGCTCACCCTCGGACTGGCTGTGGTGATGGGAATAATGGAGACGTTGTATTATAAAACAGGCAATGAATTTTGGAAGCGGACAGCCAAGTTCTGGATGAAACTTTTCGGTATCAACTTCGCCATTGGTGTAGCGACAGGATTGATCCTGGAGTTTGAGTTTGGTACGAACTGGAGTAATTATTCTTGGTTTGTAGGTGATATTTTCGGTGCACCGCTTGCTATTGAAGGTATTCTGGCGTTCTTTATGGAAGCCACGTTTATCGCTGTCATGTTCTTCGGATGGGATAAGGTGAGCAAACGCTTCCACCTTGCTTCTACCTGGCTGACTGGTCTGGGGGCTACGATCTCCGCTTGGTGGATTCTCGTAGCAAACGCATGGATGCAGCATCCGGTAGGTATGGAGTTCAATCCCGATACAGTGCGTAATGAGATGGTTGATTTCTGGGCGGTGGCAACTTCGCCTGTAGCGGTCAACAAGTTCTTTCATACGGTATTGTCCGGATGGGTACTTGGTGGCGTGTTCGTTGTAGGAATCAGTTGTTGGTTTCTGCTGAAGAAACGTAATCGCGAGTTTGCGCTTGCAAGCATAAAGATCGGTGCTATCTTCGGGCTTGTCTCTTCACTGCTGGCTGTATGGACGGGCGATGGTTCCGGCTATCAGATTGCACAGACCCAACCGATGAAACTGGCGGCTGTAGAGGGACTTTATGAAGGAGGAACCAATGTAGGTCTGGTGGGAATAGGAATGCTGAACCCCGAAAAGAAGACTTACAATGATGGGAAAGACCCTTTCCTGTTCCGGATTGAGATACCCAGTATGCTTTCGTTCCTTGCCGAGCGGGATGTGGACGGGTATGTCCCCGGAATTACCAATATTATCGAAGGCGGCTATCAGCTGAAAGACGGTACGACTGCTTTGTCGGCAGCCGAAAAGATAGAGCGGGGTAAGACCGCTATCGGAGCGCTGGCTGCTTATCGTGCAGCGAAGAGCGCCGGGCACGAGGAAGATGCCGCTGTTGCCTATCAGGTTTTGCAGGAGAATATGCCATACTTCGGATACGGATATATTAAAGATGTGAATCAGCTGGTTCCGAATGTTCCTCTGAACTTCTACGCTTTCCGTATAATGGTTATCCTGGGCGGATATTTTATCCTTTTCTTCATAGTTGTGCTCTTCTTTATATATAAGAAAGATTTGAGTAAGATGCGCTGGATGCATTGGATCGCTCTGCTGACCATTCCTTTGGCTTACATTGCCGGACAGGCAGGATGGGTGGTTGCCGAATGCGGTCGTCAGCCTTGGGCTATCCGCGATATGCTTCCTACATCGGCGGCTATCTCTAAATTGGATGTAGGCTCCGTTCAGGCTACTTTCTTTATCTTCCTGATCTTGTTTACCGTAATGCTGATTGCGGAGATAGGGATTATGGTGAAGGCGATTAAGAAAGGACCGGAAGAAGAGATAAGTAATAGGTAA
- a CDS encoding DUF4492 domain-containing protein, producing MKNTLLAIWNFYLEGFRSMTLGRTLWLIILVKLFIMFFILKIFFFPDFLGDHPTDADKGTYVGNELIQRALPEKTTDF from the coding sequence ATGAAGAATACACTGCTTGCAATATGGAACTTTTATTTGGAGGGTTTCCGTAGTATGACGTTAGGTCGTACTTTGTGGCTTATTATCTTAGTGAAATTATTCATTATGTTCTTCATCCTCAAAATTTTCTTCTTTCCCGACTTTCTCGGCGATCATCCTACAGATGCCGACAAGGGTACGTATGTGGGAAATGAGCTGATACAGCGTGCACTTCCGGAGAAAACCACTGATTTTTAA
- a CDS encoding TolC family protein, which yields MINVRRLTVIAFLGAGLLPGISAQESSVQTAAQSEMNLPAQWDLQSCIDYALQQNITIRKNRVNAESTQIDVKTAKAALFPSLSFSTSQNMVNRPYQESSRTISGSEVIETTSKTSYNGNYGLNASWTIYNGSKRLNTIKQEKLNNQAANLDVETSENSIQESIAQIYIQILYAAESVKVNENTLQVSIAQRDRGQELLNAGSIAKSDLAQLEAQVSTDRYQLVTAQATLQDYKLQLKQLLELDGENEMNVYLPALSDENVLLPLPTKKDVYMSALTLRPEIEASKLSVEASELGIDIAKAGYLPTISLSAGIGTNHTSGSDFTFGEQVKNGWNNSIGVSVSVPIFNNRQTKSAVQKAKLQRETSLLSLLDEQKTLYKTIEGLWLDANSAQQRYAAANEKLRSTQISYDLISEQFNLGMKNTVELLTEKNNLLQAQQEQLQAKYMAILNTQLLKFYQGDKLAL from the coding sequence ATGATAAATGTAAGAAGATTGACAGTGATAGCATTTCTTGGAGCGGGTCTGCTGCCCGGTATATCCGCCCAGGAATCTTCTGTGCAGACAGCCGCCCAGAGCGAGATGAATCTCCCCGCCCAATGGGATTTACAGTCGTGCATCGACTATGCGTTGCAACAGAACATTACGATTCGCAAAAACCGGGTGAATGCGGAAAGTACACAGATCGATGTGAAGACAGCCAAAGCTGCCCTGTTCCCCAGTCTGTCGTTCTCAACGAGCCAGAACATGGTGAACCGTCCGTATCAGGAATCAAGCAGAACGATCAGCGGAAGCGAGGTGATCGAGACAACCAGCAAGACCAGTTACAATGGCAATTATGGTCTGAATGCTTCGTGGACCATTTATAATGGTAGCAAGCGACTGAACACCATCAAACAGGAGAAGCTGAACAATCAGGCAGCCAATCTGGATGTAGAAACGTCCGAGAATAGTATTCAGGAATCTATTGCTCAGATTTACATTCAGATTCTCTATGCAGCGGAGTCCGTCAAGGTTAATGAAAACACGCTGCAAGTTTCCATTGCGCAACGCGACCGCGGACAGGAACTTCTGAATGCCGGAAGCATTGCCAAAAGTGATCTGGCACAACTGGAAGCTCAAGTCAGCACCGACCGTTATCAATTAGTAACAGCGCAAGCCACTCTGCAGGACTACAAATTACAACTGAAACAACTGCTCGAATTGGATGGGGAGAATGAAATGAATGTCTATCTCCCCGCCCTGTCCGACGAAAACGTACTGTTGCCATTGCCCACCAAGAAAGATGTGTATATGAGCGCGCTCACCCTCCGTCCGGAAATCGAGGCGAGCAAACTGAGCGTAGAGGCTTCGGAACTGGGTATCGATATCGCCAAAGCGGGATATCTCCCCACCATCAGTCTGAGTGCAGGTATCGGAACGAACCACACCAGCGGCAGTGACTTCACCTTCGGAGAACAGGTAAAGAACGGATGGAACAACTCCATCGGAGTTTCTGTCAGCGTTCCTATCTTCAATAACCGTCAGACCAAGAGTGCCGTGCAGAAAGCGAAGTTACAGCGCGAAACAAGTCTGCTGTCGCTGCTCGACGAACAGAAAACACTGTATAAGACCATCGAAGGACTTTGGCTGGATGCAAACAGTGCGCAGCAACGTTATGCGGCAGCGAACGAAAAGCTGAGAAGTACACAGATCAGCTACGACCTGATCAGCGAACAGTTCAATCTGGGCATGAAGAATACAGTAGAGTTGCTGACGGAAAAGAACAACTTGCTACAAGCACAGCAGGAGCAGCTTCAAGCCAAATACATGGCGATACTGAACACTCAGTTGCTGAAGTTCTACCAAGGAGACAAACTGGCATTATAA